One Bartonella sp. TP genomic window carries:
- a CDS encoding TIGR00730 family Rossman fold protein yields the protein MKKINSVCVYCGSRPGSQLVFKETAIELGAALAQNGVALVYGGGDSGIMGFISQATRQAGGNVLGIIPEFLLEREAADSNPYGRDDVIITQTMHERKKLLFEKADAFIALPGGIGTLEELTEITTWAQLNRHSKPIIIANIAGFWQPLIDLLRHMESSGFIHDLAGFSPLIAKNVPEIIKILRS from the coding sequence ATGAAAAAGATAAATTCTGTATGCGTCTATTGTGGCTCGCGCCCTGGTAGTCAGTTAGTGTTTAAAGAAACCGCAATAGAGCTTGGTGCGGCTCTAGCACAAAATGGCGTTGCTTTAGTATATGGCGGGGGAGATAGTGGAATTATGGGCTTTATTTCGCAAGCAACGCGCCAAGCTGGCGGTAACGTCTTAGGCATTATTCCTGAATTTTTACTTGAGCGTGAGGCTGCCGACTCTAACCCATATGGTAGAGATGACGTTATTATAACGCAAACTATGCATGAAAGAAAAAAGCTGCTATTCGAAAAAGCAGATGCCTTCATAGCCCTACCTGGCGGCATCGGCACGCTGGAAGAACTAACAGAAATAACCACCTGGGCGCAGCTGAATAGGCATAGCAAGCCTATTATCATTGCAAATATCGCTGGCTTTTGGCAGCCTTTAATAGATTTACTACGACATATGGAGTCCAGCGGTTTTATCCATGATTTAGCTGGC